The following are encoded in a window of Salinibacter ruber DSM 13855 genomic DNA:
- a CDS encoding Na+/H+ antiporter subunit E, translating into MKNLLLTLVLALVWTAVQGAFTLANFALGFVLAYGVLRLLRPLLGEASYDQRIWYKASLAGFFVKELINSSVRVAWETITPGYRMRAGILAVPLSVRSDLGITLFANLISLTPGTLSLDVSEDREYLYIHTMYIDQGEEEDILHLKRTLERRVILALGAESTEAPPPVSDAAPAS; encoded by the coding sequence ATGAAAAATCTGCTGCTGACGCTGGTCCTCGCCCTGGTGTGGACGGCCGTACAGGGCGCGTTCACGCTCGCTAACTTTGCGCTCGGCTTCGTCCTCGCCTACGGGGTGCTTCGGCTGTTGCGGCCCCTGCTCGGGGAGGCCAGCTACGACCAGCGCATCTGGTACAAGGCGTCCCTGGCGGGCTTCTTCGTGAAGGAGCTTATCAACTCGAGCGTCCGGGTGGCCTGGGAGACGATCACGCCGGGCTACCGCATGCGGGCGGGCATCCTCGCCGTGCCGCTGTCCGTGCGGTCGGACCTGGGGATCACTCTCTTCGCAAACCTCATCTCGCTGACGCCGGGCACGCTGAGCCTCGACGTGTCGGAGGACCGGGAGTACCTTTACATCCACACCATGTACATCGATCAGGGGGAGGAGGAGGACATCCTCCACCTGAAGCGCACACTGGAGCGGCGCGTCATTCTCGCGCTCGGGGCGGAGTCGACGGAGGCGCCGCCGCCGGTCTCCGACGCGGCGCCCGCCTCGTAG